The sequence below is a genomic window from Flavobacterium sediminilitoris.
AAAAAAATGCCTGATTTTAAGCTAGAATATTTTGAAATTGCTGAAGAATCAACTCTTTTAACTTGCAAGAGGAAAAATAAAACTAAGAAATATCGTGGTTTTATAGCTGTTTTTATTGATAACATAAGACTTATTGATAATATTTCAATGTAACTCCTGCTTTATGATATAGAAATAGGAATTTCATATTTCCTTAAAAAAAAATATTTAATTTACACGAAATAATTAACTTTGCAGCATGCATATTCAAGTAGTAAAATCAAAAATTCATAGAGTAACCGTAACAGGTGCCGATTTGAATTATATAGGCAGCATAACCATTGACGAAGCGTTAATGGAAGCGTCAAACATTATTGAGGGTGAAAAAGTTCAAATTGTAAACATAAACAATGGTGAACGACTAGAAACTTACGCTATAAAAGGCCCTAGAAATACCGGAGAAATAACCTTAAATGGTCCGGCAGCAAGAAAGGTACAT
It includes:
- the panD gene encoding aspartate 1-decarboxylase, encoding MHIQVVKSKIHRVTVTGADLNYIGSITIDEALMEASNIIEGEKVQIVNINNGERLETYAIKGPRNTGEITLNGPAARKVHRGDIVIIISYASMDFEEAKNFKPSLVFPNEKDNSLT